Below is a window of Leucobacter sp. Psy1 DNA.
CGCCGACGATAGGATCGAGCAGCGCGACCGCGTCGGCGACATCGCCCTGCAGCAGCGTGACCCTGTTCCCGCCGAGTGCCTCGACATTGCGCTCGGCCCAGGCGTGGGCCTCACGACTCTTCTCGATCGCCCACACCCGCGCACGGGGAACCTCCGCGGCGATCGCGAGGGCGATCGCTCCGCTGCCGGTGCAGAGGTCGACCGCGACCGGCGTCTCGGACTCTGACTGCTGGAGCGCGTCGATCGCGAACTGCGCCACGGTCTCGGTCTCTGGGCGCGGAGTGAAGACACCGGGTCCCACTGCCAACTCGATGGTGCGGAACGGGGCTCGGCCAGTGAGGTGCTGCAGCGGAATCCGTTGCGCGCGCTCACCCGTCAATGATCGGGCGGCGTCCGCGGCGCTCGCGCTCACCCGGCCCCTGAGGACCGCGAGCGACTGCACTCTGCCGCGCGACTCCCCCAGCACGTGGGCGAGGATCAGCTCAGCATCGACCTCGGGCCCCGGCACGTCGGCGGCGCGCAACTGAGCGGCCATCTCGGCCAGGAGTCGGTCGGCGGGAATCTCGGCTGCAACCACCACCCCACCCTACCCGGCTGCACCCGCACGAGACACTCGTCACACGGGGTCGCAAAGCATAACCGGGTGTGACTTTGTGCATAACTGAACGGTATGCTTGTCCGAGCATCCGTGACCCGAAGCGAAGGAGATCGCACGCACATGGCACGCACGTATCAGAACATCACCGAGGCATTCGGCAACACCCCCCTCGTCCGCCTGAACCGCGTGACCGACGGCGCGGAAGCCGAGGTCTACGCCAAGCTCGAGTTCTACAACCCGGCCGGCTCCGTGAAGGACCGCATCGGCATCGCCATCATCGACGCCGCCGAGCAGTCGGGCGAGCTGAAGCCGGGCGGCACGATCGTCGAGGGCACGAGCGGCAACACCGGCATCGCGCTCGCGTTCGTGGGCGCCGCGCGCGGGTATCGCGTGATCCTCACGATGCCGGAGACGATGAGCATCGAACGCCGGAAGATCCTGAAGGCATACGGGGCCGAGATCGTCCTGACCGAGGGGCCCCTCGGCATGAAGGGCGCCGTCGCGAAGGCCGAGGAGATCGCCGCAGAGACGGACGGAGCGATCCTCGCCCGCCAGTTCGGCAACCCGGCGAACCCGGCGATCCACCGCTCGACGACCGGTCCGGAGATCTGGAACGACACCGACGGCGACATCGATATCTTCGTCGCGGGCATCGGCACCGGAGGCACCATCACCGGTGCGGGCGGCTACCTCAAGGAGCAGAAGCCGGACCTCAAGGTCATCGCGGTCGAGCCCATCGACTCGCCGCTGCTCACCGAGGGGAAGGCCGGCCCGCACAAGATCCAGGGCCTCGGCGCGAACTTCGTTCCCGACATTCTGGATCGCGAAGTCTACGACGAGGTCATCGACGTCTCGCTCGCCGACTCGATCGCGAAGGCCCGCGACCTGGCCACGCAGGAGGGCATCCTCGCCGGGATCTCTTGCGGTGCAGCGGTGTGGGCAGCTACCGAGGTCGCGAAGCGCCCGGAGAACGCCGGAAAGAAGATCGTCGTCGTGATTCCCGACTTCGGCGAGCGCTACTTCTCGACGGTGCTCTACGAAGATCTGGACGTCTAAGCCGCCGCCATCGCCACCAACGGAGCATCCAGCCAGTTGAGCACCTTCACCCGCATCAGGGAAGACATCGCAGCCGCACGCGCGAACGACCCCGCAGCGCGCGGCGCGCTGATGATCGTGCTCGTCTATTCGGGGCTCCACGCCGTGTGGTGGCACAGGCTCATCCACCGCCTCTGGGGGCGGGGCATGCGGTTTCTCCCGCGTGCCCTCTCCCAGGTGGTGCGATTCTTCACCGGCATCGAAATCCACCCGGGCGCGACCATCGGGCATCGGCTCTTCATCGACCACGGCATGGGCGTGGTCATCGGTGAGACGGCCGTCATCGGCGACGACGTACTCATCTACCACGGGGTCACCCTCGGCGGAACCGGCCATGACACCGGCAAGCGCCACCCCACCATCGGCGACCGCGTCATCATCGGCGCCGGTGCGAAACTGCTCGGCAACATCGAGCTCGGCCATGACTCCGCTGTCGGCTCGAACGCCGTCGTCGTGCACTCCGCTCCCCCGTGGACCACGCTCACCGGCATCCCCGCGGGGCAGCGTCCTCGCCGCGGCGCGCCACACGCAGAGCAGCCGGACATGGCCGACTTCTACGTGATCTGAGGTCGCTTCACGGTCCGCAGTCCGCCTAAACCCGCGGCGACGGGCTAGCGCAAGCGACGTCCGTGGAAGTCCATCCACCTCTTGGTGCGCCGCTGCTCCACGAGGATGAACACGAGGCCGAGGATCCAAAGCGGGATCTGCACGGCGAACGCCACTCGGAACGCGTTGAGCGAGTAGTGCTCGGGGGATCCGGCACCCTGCAGATCGAGCGCCAGGCCGATGCCGAGGATCACGAGCAATGCCGCCGTGAAGCCGCCCGTATTGACGACTCCCGTAGCGAAGCCGGCGAAGCTGACGGGCGTATGCGAACGCGACACCTCGAAGGCGATCATCGAGGCGGGTCCGCCGATCGGAACGACGATGACGAGCAGCAGCAACAGCCACAGAGGCGGCGTCGTGGGCCACACGATGACGGTCGTCCAAGTGAGCATGATCGCGACGGTGATCCCAAAATGGATCCAGACGCGTCGCTCGAGGAATCGCGAGCTCAACGGCCCCAGGAAGAGGCCCGCCGCCATCGACGAGACGACCATGACGCTCAGCAAGCCGCCTGCCGCGGCCGCGTCCAGCCCGACTCCGCCGATGAGGAACGGTGTACCCCAGAGCAGGAGGAAGGCGTGAGAGGCGAACGGCGAGGTGAAGTGCAGCCAGTAGGCGAGGCGCACGCCCGGAATCCTGAGCAGACGCCTGAACCTGCTCCAGAAGCCTACGCGCTTCGGCTGGACCGTCGGCGACGGTTGCGTGACCTCGATCATGGACGTCGCGGGCGGGGGCGAGAGTGGCGAGGCTCCCGCTGCGCCGGACGCCAGCGACTGCGCGTCCCGGCTGCGCCGCCCCAGCCTGCCCGTCATCCGTTCGAGGGCGGTCCCGACTCCCGGCCGATCGCGGATCACGAGTGCCGACAGGATCGTCACGAGCAGACCGACCGCTGCGACGCCGAGGAAGCCTGGCATCCACCCCACCGCTCCGACGAGCAGTGCGAGCGGCGTGACCGAGACGAGCTGGCCGACCTGACCGGTGAGCGCGGTCACCTGGCTCACGGTGGGCAGTTGCCGCACCGCGAACCATTCGGGCAGGAGGCGCATCACACTGATGAACGTGCAGGCATCGCCTGCCCCGACCAGCACGCGGGCGAGCACGGCAAGCCAGACCTCGTGCACCGTCGCCATGAGTACCTGGCCGACCGCCATGAGCAATCCACCGCTGAGGATCAGCGTCGTCGGCCCGAGTCGGTCCAGGAGCATGCCGACGGGAATCTGCAAGCCCGCGTAGACGATGAGCTGGATGACCGGGAAGGTGGCCAGAGTCGTCGCGTCGATCGCGAAGTGGTCCTGCGCCGCCGGCCCGAGAGCGGCGAGCGATGACCGGTTGATGATCGCGATGGCGTACGCGATCGCTCCGACTCCCCAGACCGCCCACGGGAGGATCAGTCGAGGCGAACGCATACGTCCATGCTAGTCCTCCGACCCGCGCCGAGGAGACCGCGACGGGACCGGAAGAAACTCAGGAGCCGAGATCGGCGAGCCTGGCCTCTTCGTCCATGCGGATGCAGGACTCCACGACGGGATCGAGCGCTCCGTTCATGACGTGATCGAGGTTGTACGCCTTGTACCCGGTGCGGTGGTCGGCGATGCGGTTCTCGGGGAAGTTGTAGGTGCGGATGCGCTCCGACCGGTCCATCGTCCGGATCTGAGTCGAGCGGTATGCACTCGCCTCGGCCGCTGCTTCCTCCGCCTGCTTGGCGAGCAGGCGGGCACGGAGCACGCGCATCGCGGCCTCGCGGTTCTGCAACTGGCTCTTCTCGTTCTGCATCGCGACGACGATGCCGGAGGGCAGGTGGGTGATCCGGACTGCGGAGTCTGTCGTGTTGACAGACTGACCACCGGGGCCGCTCGAACGGTAGACGTCGATCTTGAGGTCGTTCTGATTGATCTCGACCTCTTCCGGCTCATCGACCTCGGGGTAGACGAGGACGCCGGTCGTCGACGTGTGAATGCGCCCCTGCGACTCGGTCACCGGCACGCGCTGCACGCGGTGCACGCCGCCCTCGTATTTGAGGTGCGCCCAGACGCCCTGCGACGGATCGCTGGCATTGGCCTTGATGGCGATCTGCACGTTCTTGTAGCCCCCGAGATCGCTCTCATCCTTCTCGAGCATCTCGGTCTTCCAGCCCTTGGACTCCGCGTAGTGCAT
It encodes the following:
- the prmC gene encoding peptide chain release factor N(5)-glutamine methyltransferase, with protein sequence MAAQLRAADVPGPEVDAELILAHVLGESRGRVQSLAVLRGRVSASAADAARSLTGERAQRIPLQHLTGRAPFRTIELAVGPGVFTPRPETETVAQFAIDALQQSESETPVAVDLCTGSGAIALAIAAEVPRARVWAIEKSREAHAWAERNVEALGGNRVTLLQGDVADAVALLDPIVGAVDVLVSNPPYVPADMVPRDPEVRDHDPALALYGGADGLDVVRVIARAGLALVKPGGRIVLEHAEEQGEAIQAVLGALGWSDPVTHRDLTERDRTTTAVR
- a CDS encoding nitrate/nitrite transporter, whose translation is MRSPRLILPWAVWGVGAIAYAIAIINRSSLAALGPAAQDHFAIDATTLATFPVIQLIVYAGLQIPVGMLLDRLGPTTLILSGGLLMAVGQVLMATVHEVWLAVLARVLVGAGDACTFISVMRLLPEWFAVRQLPTVSQVTALTGQVGQLVSVTPLALLVGAVGWMPGFLGVAAVGLLVTILSALVIRDRPGVGTALERMTGRLGRRSRDAQSLASGAAGASPLSPPPATSMIEVTQPSPTVQPKRVGFWSRFRRLLRIPGVRLAYWLHFTSPFASHAFLLLWGTPFLIGGVGLDAAAAGGLLSVMVVSSMAAGLFLGPLSSRFLERRVWIHFGITVAIMLTWTTVIVWPTTPPLWLLLLLVIVVPIGGPASMIAFEVSRSHTPVSFAGFATGVVNTGGFTAALLVILGIGLALDLQGAGSPEHYSLNAFRVAFAVQIPLWILGLVFILVEQRRTKRWMDFHGRRLR
- the cysK gene encoding cysteine synthase A, with protein sequence MARTYQNITEAFGNTPLVRLNRVTDGAEAEVYAKLEFYNPAGSVKDRIGIAIIDAAEQSGELKPGGTIVEGTSGNTGIALAFVGAARGYRVILTMPETMSIERRKILKAYGAEIVLTEGPLGMKGAVAKAEEIAAETDGAILARQFGNPANPAIHRSTTGPEIWNDTDGDIDIFVAGIGTGGTITGAGGYLKEQKPDLKVIAVEPIDSPLLTEGKAGPHKIQGLGANFVPDILDREVYDEVIDVSLADSIAKARDLATQEGILAGISCGAAVWAATEVAKRPENAGKKIVVVIPDFGERYFSTVLYEDLDV
- the prfA gene encoding peptide chain release factor 1 codes for the protein MFEQVEGLIREHAGLQEELADPALHADASRAKRVNRRYAELSKIKAAYEHWQQLGDDLEAARELAKEDDAFAEEIPDLESGLAEAQERVRRLLIPRDPDDARDVILEIKGGEGGAESALFGADLLRMYMHYAESKGWKTEMLEKDESDLGGYKNVQIAIKANASDPSQGVWAHLKYEGGVHRVQRVPVTESQGRIHTSTTGVLVYPEVDEPEEVEINQNDLKIDVYRSSGPGGQSVNTTDSAVRITHLPSGIVVAMQNEKSQLQNREAAMRVLRARLLAKQAEEAAAEASAYRSTQIRTMDRSERIRTYNFPENRIADHRTGYKAYNLDHVMNGALDPVVESCIRMDEEARLADLGS
- the epsC gene encoding serine O-acetyltransferase EpsC produces the protein MSTFTRIREDIAAARANDPAARGALMIVLVYSGLHAVWWHRLIHRLWGRGMRFLPRALSQVVRFFTGIEIHPGATIGHRLFIDHGMGVVIGETAVIGDDVLIYHGVTLGGTGHDTGKRHPTIGDRVIIGAGAKLLGNIELGHDSAVGSNAVVVHSAPPWTTLTGIPAGQRPRRGAPHAEQPDMADFYVI